From the genome of Mucilaginibacter paludis DSM 18603:
TCCCCGTCAGATTTATAGGTGGGATGGTAGATACTATAAGGTTGCAGTTCGGTATATTCTGATTTTTCCTTTTTATTCAAAAAATCTCCAAGCTCTTCAATTTTATCTGTACCAATAATGTCAACTCCCAGGCGCATTATGGCCAGCCAACTGCTTTTAGTATCAGGCGTTTCCCAAAAACGTACTAATTTGCCGGTATGATGTACACTGTCTATGGCTCCTTTTACTTTGCCTATCTCTTCGGCGTTTAACACACCCTTACCATTCCAACGCACATATTTGCCGAAAGGAAAACTCACCAGGCCTACCTTTTTCCATTGCGCGGCGGTAAATCCATTTAAATGGTCAACGTCAAATAAAATCCAGTCGGGATAGTTGTTGAGTTGGGCGGCGGGCGGCACGGCACCGGTCATCACGATGGATAGCCTGCCCGGATGGCCCGGATACGAAAAATATTTTTCGAGCGGTTTAAGTTCTTTAATTATCAGGGGCAATACGGCTTTATAATCTTCCTTTATTTCAATTAACAACCTCAAGTTTCTTTGCCCATCCCGGTTAAATTTTTCAATTAAAGGATCGATGTACAAAGTTTTTAATGATCGGCTGGCACTAATCTCTGATTTATTGTGCGCTACCATCAGCTGGCCATTTACGGCATAAACATCCGCTTCTATCGATCCAAAACCTTTTTCGTAAGCGCGATAAAAGGGAATATTGTTTTTATAGTCGTTATGCGAGTGTGCGTCGGCCACGGTATATGTTTTGATTTGTGCGATGGCAGCCGTTGTAGCGTTCAGCAGTAATGCTGTGAGCCCGATAGTTAAAGTGGTGTTTTTCATTTTATCTTCATGTAAAAAACCGGGCATTGCCCGGTTTAAATTTCAATGATTTACCAGCCTGCATTTTGTTTAAGCTGGCCCTGGCTTATCTGGATATCCTTTGGCGGAATTGGCCATACATTATCCCTGGCCGGATCAAAGTTACGGGCTTTCCAAACTACCGACCCATCGGCGCCATGTAATGGCTTGGCGTAGGTAGCCTGCGCATCGCCCCAGCGCACCAGGTCAAAGTTGCGGTCGCTCCATTCGCCTGCCAGTTCTACCCGGCGCTCATGCTTTAAATCGGCCATGGTAGCGCCAGTTTTGGGGGCCAGCCCGGCGCGTACACGTACCTGGTTTAAGGCAGCGTCGCCATTTTTACCCTGCATCAATTGCGCCTCGGCTTTGATCAGCAAAATTTCGGCATAACGTAACAACGGAACATTTAAATCGGTTGAGGGCTCGTCGCCGTTGGGGCTTACGTGTATGCCGTTTGCGTAGCTAAACGGCTCCATGTATTTATTAAACTGGTAGCCTGTTAAACTATTGCTTTTACCACCAATAGGGTAAGTATAGGTTTGGCCAAAATATTGAAACGTATCGCCGTTTTTAAGAATGGTTGCCGCCAGCCTTTTATCACCGGATTCAAATTCGTCAACCAGTTCTTTTGTAGGTTGGTAATAGCCAAAGCCATTGTACAAGCCCCAGCCTTTGTTCTCGAGCATGGCACCCGGTAAAATGCTTTGCCCGTTTAAGCTGCTCGCTACAGACCATAAATACTCTGAACTGTAATTGTTTGCTATTTTAAACACATCGGCGTAATTGGTTAATAAAGCATGTTTGCCGCTTAAAATAACCGAATCGGCATATTTTTCGGCATTGGCGTAATCCTTAGCGTGCAGGTAGGTTTTGGCCAGGTACGCCCAGGCCGCTGTTTTGTGGGCGCGGCCCTTATCTGAAGCCGCAAGCTGATCAAAATAAGGCAGCAATGATGCCGCTTTCTTTAAATCGGCCTCGATGTAGGCGTAATTGTCTTTAACAGACGTCGGCTGTGCGGGGAATGCAATCGGATTATCGCGGTTTTGAAGCGGTGCGCCCTGTTTGTTGGTACCGTATAGGTCGGCTATTTCCAGGTGCATTACAGCATGTACAAAATAGGCCTGCCCTAATATAAAGTTTTTTGTGGCCTGGTTCATATCGATACCAGGTACGTTGGCAATAATATCATTTGCCCTTTTCATTACCACAAAATGTAACGACCAGGGTGCATAAATACTGCTTTCGTTGCCAGTACAAACAAAGTTTTTTATATTTTCCCTGTCGGCAGATGTGCGGCCAACAACCATATCGTCGCTTGCGTTGATAAACCAGAAAAAGCCCCGGCCATACAAATCCTCGCTGTTGCTTTGTTTCTCGTATAAGCCGTTAGCCGCAGCCTGGGCATCATCGGCATTTTTCCAAAAATTGGAACTGGTGGGCGTTCCGGTGGGTTTAATACTGTCTAACGTGTTTTTGCCACAACTTTGTACAAGTATAATTACCATTACACCTAACAAACACTTCACTATATTTTTTAACTTCATCTTAATTGTCTCCTTAAATTATAAATGCGCGGTTGTTATAAGCCAACGTTAATACCTACTAAAATGATTCTTGATTGAGGGTAAAGGCCTAAATCGACACCGTTTTGATTAATGCCGACCTCTGGATCAAGCCCTGTATATTTGGTAAATGTGGCCAGGTTTTGTGCATTGACAAAAACCCTGGCGCTGCGTACGGCAATTTTCGACATCAACATTTGGGGTAGGGTATAACCGAGCGTTACATTTTTAATGCGCATATACGAACCGTTTTCTACATAAAAATCAGATACGTTACCAAAGTTGCCATTGGCGTCACTCGCCGAAAGTCGCGGTATACTGGTGTTAGTGTTGGTAGGCGACCACGCATTTTTAGCATCAGCCAACAGGTTGTAGTTTTGGATAGAAGCGTTTAAACCGGTATACTTAACCGCGTTGAAAATTTTATTGCCTGCTATACCCTGCAAAAACACACTCAAATCGAAATTGCCGTAATTGAAATTAGCGGTAAACCCATAATTGAATTTAGGGAAAGGTGTGCCTAAATATGTTTTATCGGCATCGGTAAGTTTACCATCGCCATTGAGATCGACAAATTTAAGGTCGCCGGGCTTTGCATTTGGCTGTATAAGTGCCCCCGATGCATTGGTATAACTATTAACCTGATCCTGGGTTTGGAACAAGCCCGCAGTTTTGTATCCGAAAAAAGAGTACAAAGGATACCCTTGGCTTAGCTGCACAGGCACCAGGTTATCCCTTACGGTTGGTGTTGATAGAATGGTTTGCTGCCCGGGTAAAATATCAAGTATCTTGTTCTCTATGTATGATCCATTGGCAGCAAGGTTATAATGCAGTTTGCCAATGTTGCCCTGGTACTTAATCCCTAACTCAATGCCTTTGTTCTGTATCTCGCCCCCGTTTACAAACGGCGGGTTGGATACACCAAAAACTGCTGCTACCGGTGGCTTAAATAAAAACTGGGTGTTTTTTTTCAAAAACACATCGCCAGTCACGTTCAACCGGTCGTTCATTAAGCCTAAGTCAAAACCAAAGTCTGTTTGGGTTGCTTTTTCCCACCTGAGATCAAGGTTGGCCAGGCCATCAATTGCCGATCCGGTGATTGCTGTTGCGGGGCTGCCAAGGTATCCGGCGGTTTTAGCTAAGGATACAGATGTAGGGAAGTTAGGTAAACCGGCAAGGTTACCAGACTGGCCGTAACTTGCCCGTAATTTTGCCAACGAAACCAAACTATTCGCCGGAAAAAAGGATTCTTTACTCAATAACCAGCCTGCCGATACGCCAGGATAATTTTCTGTACGGTTTTTACTACTCAACATGGAAGTAGCATCGCGCCTGATAATGCCGTTTACAAAGTATTTGCCTTTATAATCGTACCCAACCCTACCCAGGTAAGAGATAAGGGCGCTTTCGTTTTTATTGCCCTGTAAAGGAATACCGGTGGGGTATAAAGTGCCGTTTATAAGGTAGCGGTAGGCAGGGTCTTCGCTCAGATAGTTGTCTGTATTTACACTAAAAAACTCCTGAGTATCATCCTGGTAGGTATAGCCTGCCAATGCAGTTACGTGATGGTGCTGCCCGAATGTTCTGTCAAAGTTTAAGGTTTGCTCGGCAAGTACCGTCATTAAATTATTTTGTTCCTGGAACAGGGAGTTATCAAAAAACTTTTTACCGGGTTCGAGTATCCTGGTACTAAAGTTTTTAATGGTTTCAAGTTGTTTGGTAACTCCTAAGTTAGAGCGGAATTTTAAACCCTTAAGCAGGCTTATTTCCACATAGGGGTTGATGGTAAAGCTATTAACGGCATCACTGTTATCTAAACGTTGTAAATAGGCAACTGGGTTGATAACGTCGCCGTATGAACCGGCATACTGCGCAGGCACACCGCCAAAACTGCCGTCGGCATTGTAAACAGATGCATTAGGGGGATAAAATATGGCCGATAAAATAGCGCCGGTATAGGCGCTTGTGGTATTTGCGCCCTGGCCATTGTTGTAAGAGAATGACATACTTTCTCCCATTTTAAGCCAGCTTTTGATCTGATGGTCGGAATTTACCCTGAAATTATAGCGGATGGAGTTTGTATTTAAAAGGATAGCATCGTTTTTTCGATATCCCCCCGACACATAAAACGTTGATTTATCGTCGCCACCGCTAATATTAAGGCTATAATCCTGTACATGGCCGGTTCTGAACAAAGCATCCGTCCAGTTTGTGCGGGTAATCCGCGAATCCGGGTTTATAGTAGCGTCAAAGGCTGGCAGGCGGGTTTTGCCAGCGTTATCATAAGCCGTATTAATTGCATCGGCATAGTCGGCGGCATTTAAGGCCTGTAATATTTTTAAAGCATCTTGATTACCACCTTTAACCGAAATATTCAAATTGGTTTTACCTTGCTTACCACGTTTGGTGGTTATTAGGATAACACCACCCGCAGCCTTGGCCCCATAAATGGCCGCGTACGAATCTTTCAATACATCGATAGATTCGATGTCGTTAGGATCAATAGGTCCGCCGTTGTAAATGGTTCCGTCAACCACTGTTAAAGGGCCTTCGGTGTTAAACGAACTTTGGCCCCTTAGCCTGATGGTGGGTAATGAGGTCGGGTCGCCGCCTTCGTTTAAAACAGTTACCCCGGCAATTTGCCCCTGCAACATTTCGGTTACCGAACCTACCGAACGGTCTTTAACATTCGATACCTTCAACGATCCCACGGCGCCTGTTACGTCCGATCTTTTTTGCGTACCATAGCCCACCACAACTACGGCCGATAAACCAGTTACATCTGCGCTTAAAACCACGTCAAGCGGCGAATGGCCGGCAACTACTTCCAGGGTTTTATACCCGATAAAAGAAAACACAAGCACCTCGTTTTGCTCAACCGATATTTTATAATTACCGCTCACATCGGTAGTGGTAACAGCCTGCGATAATTTGCTGCGGATGGTAACACCGGCAATAGGGCCATCTTTATCCTTCACCGTACCGGTTATTACTATTTTTACCGGTATTTTTACCACTTTTTTTCGCGA
Proteins encoded in this window:
- a CDS encoding RagB/SusD family nutrient uptake outer membrane protein; its protein translation is MKLKNIVKCLLGVMVIILVQSCGKNTLDSIKPTGTPTSSNFWKNADDAQAAANGLYEKQSNSEDLYGRGFFWFINASDDMVVGRTSADRENIKNFVCTGNESSIYAPWSLHFVVMKRANDIIANVPGIDMNQATKNFILGQAYFVHAVMHLEIADLYGTNKQGAPLQNRDNPIAFPAQPTSVKDNYAYIEADLKKAASLLPYFDQLAASDKGRAHKTAAWAYLAKTYLHAKDYANAEKYADSVILSGKHALLTNYADVFKIANNYSSEYLWSVASSLNGQSILPGAMLENKGWGLYNGFGYYQPTKELVDEFESGDKRLAATILKNGDTFQYFGQTYTYPIGGKSNSLTGYQFNKYMEPFSYANGIHVSPNGDEPSTDLNVPLLRYAEILLIKAEAQLMQGKNGDAALNQVRVRAGLAPKTGATMADLKHERRVELAGEWSDRNFDLVRWGDAQATYAKPLHGADGSVVWKARNFDPARDNVWPIPPKDIQISQGQLKQNAGW
- a CDS encoding SusC/RagA family TonB-linked outer membrane protein, yielding MEKSLSLISGKLTTAILLLLTIFATLMPGQSRAEQKTPLIDQPVTVRFADETMDASLEKLKKALNNVAFNYNLDDVAAVKVKASTFIGKPLRDVLNALTVNTVLEYREKYNTIIISRKKVVKIPVKIVITGTVKDKDGPIAGVTIRSKLSQAVTTTDVSGNYKISVEQNEVLVFSFIGYKTLEVVAGHSPLDVVLSADVTGLSAVVVVGYGTQKRSDVTGAVGSLKVSNVKDRSVGSVTEMLQGQIAGVTVLNEGGDPTSLPTIRLRGQSSFNTEGPLTVVDGTIYNGGPIDPNDIESIDVLKDSYAAIYGAKAAGGVILITTKRGKQGKTNLNISVKGGNQDALKILQALNAADYADAINTAYDNAGKTRLPAFDATINPDSRITRTNWTDALFRTGHVQDYSLNISGGDDKSTFYVSGGYRKNDAILLNTNSIRYNFRVNSDHQIKSWLKMGESMSFSYNNGQGANTTSAYTGAILSAIFYPPNASVYNADGSFGGVPAQYAGSYGDVINPVAYLQRLDNSDAVNSFTINPYVEISLLKGLKFRSNLGVTKQLETIKNFSTRILEPGKKFFDNSLFQEQNNLMTVLAEQTLNFDRTFGQHHHVTALAGYTYQDDTQEFFSVNTDNYLSEDPAYRYLINGTLYPTGIPLQGNKNESALISYLGRVGYDYKGKYFVNGIIRRDATSMLSSKNRTENYPGVSAGWLLSKESFFPANSLVSLAKLRASYGQSGNLAGLPNFPTSVSLAKTAGYLGSPATAITGSAIDGLANLDLRWEKATQTDFGFDLGLMNDRLNVTGDVFLKKNTQFLFKPPVAAVFGVSNPPFVNGGEIQNKGIELGIKYQGNIGKLHYNLAANGSYIENKILDILPGQQTILSTPTVRDNLVPVQLSQGYPLYSFFGYKTAGLFQTQDQVNSYTNASGALIQPNAKPGDLKFVDLNGDGKLTDADKTYLGTPFPKFNYGFTANFNYGNFDLSVFLQGIAGNKIFNAVKYTGLNASIQNYNLLADAKNAWSPTNTNTSIPRLSASDANGNFGNVSDFYVENGSYMRIKNVTLGYTLPQMLMSKIAVRSARVFVNAQNLATFTKYTGLDPEVGINQNGVDLGLYPQSRIILVGINVGL